A portion of the Lolium rigidum isolate FL_2022 chromosome 1, APGP_CSIRO_Lrig_0.1, whole genome shotgun sequence genome contains these proteins:
- the LOC124666477 gene encoding GDSL esterase/lipase APG-like: MAVRHLLLLLAIFLVSLAGMTAHGGETWPRVPALMVFGDSLVDVGNNDYITSVVKANSPPYGRDFKDHVATGRFSNGRLLSDIIGEKVGFSGSPPAYLSPQASGQNLLIGANFASAGGGYYDPTAFMYHVISLSKQLEYFKDYTTKLAAVAGSSQAQSIVSNSLYIISAGSTDFGLNYYVNPFLFKMLTADQFSDRLMGIFNKTVTQLYGMGARRIGVFSLPPFGCLPLAITVFGHGSSECVPRLNNDFGRYNMMLSAAVESLSNRHHDLKIVVLDIYKPLYNLATSPEAQGFSEARRACCGTGTVETTVLLCNTKSVGTCSNATTYVFWDSLHPSEAANEVIVDSLNKDINRLVI, encoded by the exons ATGGCGGTCAGACACTTGCTACTGCTGCTAGCCATCTTCCTTGTTTCTTTGGCTGGGATGACAGCACACGGCGGCGAAACTTGGCCACGGGTGCCGGCGCTCATGGTCTTCGGAGACTCGCTAGTCGACGTAGGTAACAACGACTACATTACCAGTGTTGTCAAAGCAAACTCCCCTCCGTATGGCCGCGACTTCAAGGACCATGTCGCCACAGGAAGGTTCAGCAACGGCCGATTGCTCAGTGATATCATAG GTGAGAAGGTTGGGTTCAGTGGCTCTCCTCCTGCATATCTCAGCCCACAGGCGTCAGGGCAGAACCTTCTGATAGGAGCCAACTTCGCATCAGCTGGGGGTGGCTACTACGATCCCACGGCATTTATGTAT CATGTCATCTCTTTGTCCAAACAACTCGAGTACTTCAAAGATTACACAACAAAGCTGGCAGCGGTGGCTGGAAGCAGCCAGGCTCAGTCAATCGTCTCGAACTCGCTCTACATCATTAGCGCTGGTTCAACCGACTTCGGCCTCAACTACTACGTCAACCCATTTCTCTTCAAGATGCTGACCGCCGACCAGTTCTCTGACCGCCTTATGGGCATCTTCAATAAAACCGTGACA CAACTCTACGGTATGGGAGCACGGCGTATCGGTGTTTTTTCCTTGCCACCGTTCGGTTGCTTACCCTTGGCGATCACGGTGTTTGGCCACGGTAGTAGCGAGTGCGTGCCAAGGCTCAATAACGACTTCGGGAGGTACAACATGATGTTAAGCGCTGCCGTGGAGTCATTGTCGAATCGGCACCATGATCTCAAGATTGTGGTACTCGACATCTATAAACCTCTATACAACCTTGCCACCTCTCCTGAAGCACAAG GGTTCTCTGAGGCGAGGCGGGCTTGCTGTGGGACAGGAACGGTGGAAACGACAGTTCTTCTATGCAATACCAAGTCAGTTGGCACATGCTCGAATGCGACGACGTATGTGTTTTGGGACTCTCTTCACCCATCAGAAGCGGCGAACGAAGTGATTGTCGATTCCCTCAATAAGGACATCAACCGGCTAGTCATATAA